A region of Solanum dulcamara chromosome 7, daSolDulc1.2, whole genome shotgun sequence DNA encodes the following proteins:
- the LOC129895476 gene encoding uncharacterized protein LOC129895476 — protein NKNNKNNKNNNNNNNKNNNNNNNDDNNNNNNNNNNNNNNNNNNNNNNNNNNNNNNNSNTNNNNNSNSNTNSNNNSNSNNNSNSNNNSNSNNDSNSNNNSNNNNNSNSNSNSNNNSNSNNNNNNNNNNNNNNNNSNSNNNSNSNNNNNNNNNNNNNSNSNSNSNSNSNSNNNSNSNNNNNSNSNNNNNSNSNSNSNSNSNSNSNSNSNSNSNSNNNSNNNNNNNSNSNSNSNNISNSNNNSNNNNNSNSNNNSNSNSNSNSNNNNNNSNSNNNSNSNSNSNSNSNSNNNNSNSNSNNNSNNNNSNSNSNSNNNSNNNSNSNNNNSNSNSNSNSNSNNSNSNNNSNSNSNSNNNSNNNSNNNNNSNNNNNNNNNNNNNNNNNNNNNNNNNNSNNNNNNNNNNNNNNNNNNNNNNNNNNNNNNNNNNNNNNNNNNNNNNNNNNNNNNNNNNNNNNKNNNNNKNNNNNHNNNNNNNNNNNNNNNNNNNNNNNNNNNNNNNNNNNNNSNNNNNNNNNSNNNN, from the coding sequence aataagaataacaagaataataagaacaataataataataataataagaataataataacaataataatgatgataataataataataataataataataataataataataataataataataataataataataataataataataataataataataataataatagtaatactaataataataataatagtaatagtaatactaatagtaataataatagtaatagtaataataatagtaatagtaataataatagtaatagtaataatgatagtaatagtaataataatagtaataataataataatagtaatagtaatagtaatagtaataataatagtaatagtaataataataataataataataataataataataataataataataatagtaatagtaataataatagtaatagtaataataataataataataataataataataataataatagtaatagtaatagtaatagtaatagtaatagtaatagtaataataatagtaatagtaataataataataatagtaatagtaataataataataatagtaatagtaatagtaatagtaatagtaatagtaatagtaatagtaatagtaatagtaatagtaatagtaatagtaataataatagtaataataataataataataatagtaatagtaatagtaatagtaataatattagtaatagtaataataatagtaataataataataatagtaatagtaataataatagtaatagtaatagtaatagtaatagtaataataataataataatagtaatagtaataataatagtaatagtaatagtaatagtaatagtaatagtaatagtaataataataatagtaatagtaatagtaataataatagtaataataataatagtaatagtaatagtaatagtaataataatagtaataataatagtaatagtaataataataatagtaatagtaatagtaatagtaatagtaatagtaataatagtaatagtaataataatagtaatagtaatagtaatagtaataataatagtaataataatagtaataataataataatagtaataataataataataataataataataataataataataataataataataacaataataataataataataataacagtaataataataataataacaataataacaataataataacaacaataataataataataataacaacaataataataataataataacaataataataataacaataataataataataacaataataataataataacaataataataataataataataataataataataataataataataataagaataataataataataagaataataataataaccataataataataataacaataataataataataacaataataataataacaataataataataataacaataataataataataataataataataataataataataataatagtaataataataataataataataataatagtaataataataat
- the LOC129894103 gene encoding trihelix transcription factor GT-4-like yields the protein MYMSDKPQAIDFYKEEVEDPRSHKMIVDVVTANTQQQILIAGGGDTTSSGGEENCINPSSDLKTPKKRAETWVQEETRVLIGLRREIDSLFNTSKSNKHLWDQISMKMREKGFDRSPTMCTDKWRNLLKEFKKAKQNQDRNGSAKMSYYKEIEEILRERNNSGGGGYKSPPVPKVDPFMHFAEKGLDDTSITFGPVEENGRPTLNLERRLDHDGHPLAITAADAVTASGVSPWNWRETPGTGEPSQSYEGRVISVKWGDYTKKIGIDGTAEAIKEAIKSAFRLRTKRAFWLEDEDNIVRTLDRDMPLGNYTLHVDEGLTIKICMYDEADHLPVHTEDKTFYSEDDFRNFLSRRGWSCLREYNGYRNVDSMDELCPGAVYRGVN from the exons ATGTACATGTCCGATAAACCTCAAGCTATCGACTTCTACAAAGAAGAAGTAGAAGATCCACGAAGCCACAAAATGATCGTTGACGTGGTGACTGCCAATACCCAGCAGCAAATTCTGATCGCCGGCGGGGGAGATACGACCAGCAGTGGGGGTGAGGAAAATTGTATAAACCCTTCTTCTGATCTGAAAACCCCTAAGAAACGTGCAGAGACATGGGTACAGGAAGAAACTCGAGTACTTATTGGTCTTCGTAGAGAAATTGACTCACTTTTCAATACTTCAAAGTCGAATAAGCATTTGTGGGACCAGATTTCTATGAAGATGAGAGAAAAAGGGTTTGATAGATCACCTACTATGTGTACTGATAAGTGGAGAAATTTGTTGAAGGAATTCAAGAAAGCTAAACAAAATCAAGATAGAAATGGGTCTGCTAAGATGTCGTATTATAAGGAAATTGAGGAGATTTTGAGAGAGAGGAATaatagtggtggtggtggttaTAAGAGTCCTCCTGTTCCCAAGGTTGATCCTTTTATGCACTTCGCTGAAAAGG GTCTTGATGATACAAGCATCACATTTGGACCCGTTGAAG AGAATGGGAGACCAACACTTAATTTAGAACGACGTCTGGATCATGATGGCCATCCTCTTGCCATAACAGCGGCAGATGCAGTCACCGCGAGTGGAGTTTCCCCTTGGAATTGGAGAGAGACACCTGGAACTG GTGAGCCGAGTCAGTCATATGAGGGCCGAGTTATCTCAGTCAAGTGGGGAGATTACACGAAAAAAATTGGTATTGACGGCACTGCAGAAGCCATCAAGGAAGCTATTAAATCTGCTTTTCGGTTAAGGACAAAGCGTGCATTTTGGTTGGAGGATGAAGATAATATTGTCAGAACACTTGACAGGGATATGCCACTGGGAAACTACACCTTGCATGTCGATGAAG GCCTGACGATAAAGATCTGCATGTATGATGAGGCAGATCACTTGCCTGTTCATACAGAGGATAAAACCTTTTACTCTGAGGATGATTTCCGTAACTTCTTATCACGCAGGGGCTGGTCATGTTTAAGAGAGTATAATGGGTATCGAAATGTTGATAGTATGGATGAGCTTTGCCCTGGTGCCGTTTATCGTGGTGTCAACTAA